Within the Anaerotignum faecicola genome, the region AGTTGATAATATCCGCACCGGCTTTTCTGAATTCCTCTACATATTTTTCAGGCTCCACAATCATCAGATGTGCATCAAAAACCATATTGCTGTGCTTTCTGATGCTCTTAATCACAGGAATCCCAAAGGAAATATTGGGAACAAAAATCCCATCCATCACATCCAGATGGATATACTGCGTGCCTGCGTCCTCGACCAGCTTTAATTGCTCCGCTACCTTGCCAAAATCAATGGAAAGCATGGAGGGGGAAAGTTTCGTTTTCATGGGTTAGAATCTCCTCTCTTCTTCTTCCTTACGTTCATGATAAATCGTAACATATCTCTCATATCTCATCGGATGGATTGCCTTGCCAATCTGCTCCTTTACGGCACAATCCGGTTCATTGATATGCACACAGCCGTTGTAATAGCATGCATGCACAAAGGGCAGAAATTCCCGAAAATGATACTGCAGCTTTTCCGAGGGAATATGCGTCAGATACAGAGAGGTAAACCCCGGAGAATCCACGATATAGCTTTTCTCTGTGATCTGAATCAGCTCTGCATGTCGCGTGGTGTGCTTCCCGCGCTGTATCTTTTCGCTGATTTCGCCCGTATTTAATTCCAGTCCGGGGAAGGCTTTATTGATTAAGCTGCTTTTGCCAACCCCCGAAGGTCCTGCGAATACAGAAATCTTGTTTTCCAGAGCAGTACGCAGTGCATCAATGCCGATTTCCTTTTCCGCACTTGTGCAGATAACGGCATAGCCTGCATCCCGATACATTTCTGCCGCCGCCAGATAATTCTCCTTTTTATCCTTGTCGATTTTATTGATAACAATTACGATATCCAACTCCTGTTCCTCTGCCAGCAGCAGAAACCTGTCCAGCAAATCCAGATTCATATTCGGGCTTTTTGCCGCAAATACAATCACCGCCTGATCCACATTGGACACCCTTGGACGGATGAGCTCATTCCTTCTGGGCAGAATTTCATCCAGACTGCCCTTTTTCTTTTCCTCATCCAGAACAGAAATCCGCACCGCATCGCCTACGGTCGGGCGAATCCCCTCCTTGCGGAAGATGCCTCTCGCCCGACATTCGTATACGCCGCGTTCCGTATCAATATAATAAAAACCGCCAATTCCCTTTAAAATTACGCCTTCCAGCATAGATTCACCTTTATCCTTATCATCCGGAGAAGTTTACACTCTGCGACCACTGCTGCACATTATCAATATAGCAGGTAACCGTACCACTGCCCTTACCCGTTACGGAAACGCTGTAAGGGAATTCGGAGGCATCTCTGTAGGTGTCTACCACAGGGTATACTCCGTCCGCATCCTCTTTTACCACACGCACATAAACAGAGCCTTCGCTGCCGCTGGGTGCGTTAATTGTGAAATATTTTGTGCCCTGTGTCTGGGTATTGGAGGAAGGCTTATTGTTTTCATTCTCCTGCGTATCCGCGCCGCTGCTGACAACCAGATTAACCACACTGCCGCTCGGTACGGATTTATTCGCCGCCACGGTCTGCGTGATAACCTTGCCCTCTGCCACCTTATCGCTTGCCGCATAAGATACATTCCCGACCGTTAAGCCAACCGCTGTCAGGGAAGCCTTTGCATCCTCCAGTGTATCATTTACAACATTGGGTACGGTAACATTGGTATCCTCGTCCCCCTTGCTGATGGTCAGAATAATGCGGCTCTTTGCCGTAATAGAAGCACCGGCTTCGGGCTCCTGCTTGATAACCTCAGAGGGCTTTGCATCTGCGTCATGCACATAGCGAATCTCTGCCACGTCCCCAACCAGACGGGTAATGGCTTCGATTGCCGCATTTTCGCTCTTGCCAACCACATTCGGCATTTCCTCCTCTGTCAATCCAAGGCTGACCTTTACGCCGATTTTGGTACCTTCACCAATCATCGTCCCTTCGTTGACAGATTGATAAATGATACAGCCTGTGTCATAGAAGCTGCTGTAGTCCTCCCCCTCCTGCACAAGGGTAATCCCCATTTTTTCCGCTTCCTTTACTGCTTCATCGTAATCCATCCCTAAGAACAGGGGGGTTTCGATATTCTTATCACTGGAAATAAAGCCGCCAAAGCCGCCGCCCATAAATTTAATGCCGACAACGGAAATCACACCAATCAGCACCAATGCCGTAATTACAGCCGCAATCACAACCTTACGTTCTGCCTTTCTGTCATGCTCGTTATCAAAATCCCCTTCGGTTCTGGGGTTTCTGCGAATTTTTCCGGGTCGTCTGCTTGCCTTCACAGGCTCCGATTTTACATATTCATTTTCATAATCATCCTCTTTGGAGATATGCTTCATTTTCAGCTTTTTACCGTATTTTTCAAGTCCTGCCAGAGGGGTATGTGCCTCCTCCTCCACAGGGTTCTCCTGTGCGAAATCATCAAGCGGCTCAGCTGCGTTTTCCGCCGCATGGCGGTGGCTTGCATGGTGTCCCTCCGCATGTGCGTGTTCTGCATAGCTGTGTTCCGCATGTGGACGCTCCGCGTGGCTGCGGATATATTCCAACTCCTTCGGGTCAGCCGGCTTTGTTTCCTGCGGTGTTTCCACTGCGGCCTGTGCCGCCTTTTCCATTTCCGTTTTCTCCTGCGCTTCACGCAGTCTGGCTGCCGCCTCTGCCCTTCTGGACATCCGCACGCCTGCCGCACCAGCCGCCGCTGCACCAACCGCTGCCGCTTTCTTTTCCGCAGGCTTTTCTTCCTTTGCGGAACCGTTCAGCTCCGCTCTGGCACGAATCAGGTCTGCCAAGAGAAGGTCAATGCTTGCATAGCGTTCATCTGCCTTTTTCATCGTTGCCTTGCGGATGATCCCCTCCAGAGAGCGCGTACAGTTCGGGTTATACTGGCGGATATCCGGCAGCTCGTCATTGATATGCATCAATGCAATGCTGACGGAATTGTTGCCCTGAAACGGCAATACGCCTGTAATCATTTCAAACATCGTGATACCCAGAGAATAGATATCGCTTTTTTCATCCACATAGCCGCCTCTTGCCTGCTCAGGGGAGAAATAATGCACAGAGCCCGCCGCATTTGCCGTTGTTGTCATGGTGGATGCGGTTGCCGCTCTGGCAATACCAAAATCCGTCACCTTTACCACGCCGTCTGTCCCTACCAGAATATTCTGGGGCTTGATATCTCTATGTACGATGTGCGCCTTATGCGCCTGACTCAGCGCAGAGGCAATCTGAATTGCCACATTGATAGTAGAACGGGAATCAAAGGGTGCTTTTTCCTTGATTGCCTTCTTCAGTGTATCCCCGTGGATGTATTCATTAACGATATAATTAATATCTCCGTCCTCGCCCACATCATACGCTCTTACGATATTCGGATGGGATAATCTTGCAACGGAGCATGCCTCGGAACGAAAGCGTTCAATAAATTCCTCGTCCCCGACAAATTCCTCCCGCAAAACCTTCACCGTAACATAACGATCCAGCTTTCTGTCTCTGCCTCTGTAAACAACTGCCATGCCGCCGGAACCGATTTTTTCTAATATTTCGTATCTGCCGCTTAGGACAGTACCCGGATTCAATAACATCAGTTTGTAACCTCCTACTTATATCTCAACCAGAATAAGGGAAATGTTGTCATGTCCCCCCTGCCGATTCGCTTCCTCCACCAGAATTGCCGCTTTTTTGTCCAGAGCGATCCGCTTACTCAGAATCTTCGCCATTTCCTCATCCTTCAGCATACCGGAAAGCCCATCTGTGCAAAGCAAAACGATGTCTCCCTTCTGCACGGGATGAATCACCGTATCCGTCTCCACGGTATCCCGAATCCCAATGGCGCGCGTAATCACGTTTCTTTTGGGGTGCATTGCCGCTTCCTCCTTCGTAATGCTCCCCATCTTCACCAGCTCCATCACATAGGAATGGTCTGTGGTGAGGGGCTGCATCTCCTTTTTGCGAAAAAGGTAAGCTCTGCTGTCCCCCACATAGGCAACATAAAGCTTCTCCTCACGCACCGCCGCTGCAACGATGGTTGTTCCCATTTCCGCAAACTCTCTGTCGGAATTGGATTTTTCATAAACCGTCCGATTTGCAGCTGCCACCGCACCTGTCATCAAATCCAGCATGTCGTCATTTTCTGCATGCTTCATTTCCTTCCAGAAATGCTCCAGAAAGCCTTCGATTGCACAGCTGCTCGCGATTTCTCCCGCGTTGCAGCCGCCCATCCCATCGGCAACCAGATATAAATTTTCCGCAGGGTCTTCCCCTGCCGAAATGTAATAGGCATCCTCATTATTTTTGCGGCATTTTCCAATGTCGCTCATTCCAACTGCTTTCAACGCTGCTCCACCTCCCTGCCGCTTATTTTTCCGCATCCTATTCCTCCATAGCCTTTTCCTTGATGTGGCTTCTTCGCAGCTGACCGCAGGCAGCATCAATATCACTGCCCAGCTTTCGTCTGACTGTGGTTTCCACACCATTTTCACTCAGAATAGATGCAAACCGTTTTACCCGCTCCGCAGAGCTTTTGATATAATTGCGCTCCTTTACGTCATTGACAGGAATCAGGTTCACATGGCAGAGCATATCTCTCAGCCTTCCGGCCAGCTCCCGCGCATGCGCATCCCCGTCATTCACGCCATGAATCAGCGCATATTCAAAGGTAATGCGGCGTTTTGTTTTCTCCGCGTAATCCCTGCACGCCTGCAAAAGTCTGTCCATATCGTACAGCTTTGCCACAGGCATGGTCTGCGTACGGATTTCGTCATTCGGCGCATGCAAGGAAACCGCCAGTGTAATCTGAAGATTTTCCTCCGCCAGCGCATAAATTTTTTCCACCAAGCCGCAGGTCGAAAGCGTAATATGTCTCTGTCCCATATTCTGCCCATTCGGGTCGTTAATCAGACGCAGAAATTTCAGAACATTGTCATAATTATCCAGAG harbors:
- the rsgA gene encoding ribosome small subunit-dependent GTPase A, with protein sequence MLEGVILKGIGGFYYIDTERGVYECRARGIFRKEGIRPTVGDAVRISVLDEEKKKGSLDEILPRRNELIRPRVSNVDQAVIVFAAKSPNMNLDLLDRFLLLAEEQELDIVIVINKIDKDKKENYLAAAEMYRDAGYAVICTSAEKEIGIDALRTALENKISVFAGPSGVGKSSLINKAFPGLELNTGEISEKIQRGKHTTRHAELIQITEKSYIVDSPGFTSLYLTHIPSEKLQYHFREFLPFVHACYYNGCVHINEPDCAVKEQIGKAIHPMRYERYVTIYHERKEEEERRF
- a CDS encoding protein kinase domain-containing protein, yielding MLLNPGTVLSGRYEILEKIGSGGMAVVYRGRDRKLDRYVTVKVLREEFVGDEEFIERFRSEACSVARLSHPNIVRAYDVGEDGDINYIVNEYIHGDTLKKAIKEKAPFDSRSTINVAIQIASALSQAHKAHIVHRDIKPQNILVGTDGVVKVTDFGIARAATASTMTTTANAAGSVHYFSPEQARGGYVDEKSDIYSLGITMFEMITGVLPFQGNNSVSIALMHINDELPDIRQYNPNCTRSLEGIIRKATMKKADERYASIDLLLADLIRARAELNGSAKEEKPAEKKAAAVGAAAAGAAGVRMSRRAEAAARLREAQEKTEMEKAAQAAVETPQETKPADPKELEYIRSHAERPHAEHSYAEHAHAEGHHASHRHAAENAAEPLDDFAQENPVEEEAHTPLAGLEKYGKKLKMKHISKEDDYENEYVKSEPVKASRRPGKIRRNPRTEGDFDNEHDRKAERKVVIAAVITALVLIGVISVVGIKFMGGGFGGFISSDKNIETPLFLGMDYDEAVKEAEKMGITLVQEGEDYSSFYDTGCIIYQSVNEGTMIGEGTKIGVKVSLGLTEEEMPNVVGKSENAAIEAITRLVGDVAEIRYVHDADAKPSEVIKQEPEAGASITAKSRIILTISKGDEDTNVTVPNVVNDTLEDAKASLTAVGLTVGNVSYAASDKVAEGKVITQTVAANKSVPSGSVVNLVVSSGADTQENENNKPSSNTQTQGTKYFTINAPSGSEGSVYVRVVKEDADGVYPVVDTYRDASEFPYSVSVTGKGSGTVTCYIDNVQQWSQSVNFSG
- a CDS encoding Stp1/IreP family PP2C-type Ser/Thr phosphatase; translation: MRKNKRQGGGAALKAVGMSDIGKCRKNNEDAYYISAGEDPAENLYLVADGMGGCNAGEIASSCAIEGFLEHFWKEMKHAENDDMLDLMTGAVAAANRTVYEKSNSDREFAEMGTTIVAAAVREEKLYVAYVGDSRAYLFRKKEMQPLTTDHSYVMELVKMGSITKEEAAMHPKRNVITRAIGIRDTVETDTVIHPVQKGDIVLLCTDGLSGMLKDEEMAKILSKRIALDKKAAILVEEANRQGGHDNISLILVEI
- the rlmN gene encoding 23S rRNA (adenine(2503)-C(2))-methyltransferase RlmN, whose translation is MEKVDIKSMDITELQELLQELGEPKFRAKQLFDWLHAKQVDSFAEMTNLSKSLREKLGETAAINGVKIVRRLVSQIDGTRKYLFALSDGAIIESVLMKYEHGNTVCISTQVGCRMGCKFCASTLDGVERGLTAGEMLSQIYAIQKDCGERVHGTVLMGSGEPLDNYDNVLKFLRLINDPNGQNMGQRHITLSTCGLVEKIYALAEENLQITLAVSLHAPNDEIRTQTMPVAKLYDMDRLLQACRDYAEKTKRRITFEYALIHGVNDGDAHARELAGRLRDMLCHVNLIPVNDVKERNYIKSSAERVKRFASILSENGVETTVRRKLGSDIDAACGQLRRSHIKEKAMEE